From the Populus nigra chromosome 13, ddPopNigr1.1, whole genome shotgun sequence genome, the window GCTAATTTTGTTGAACTGTGTACTGCAGGTTTCAGTCTTCTGGTGGAAGATACAGAAAGTAGAGTAACAAAAtcaggaagaaaagaaaatataattaatggcTTCTTATAGTCAGATTTTGTTTCTCGTAATTTTAATCTCACTTACATTAAGATGTCAATCATGGGGTTGGTTCTCTTCTTCAACAGAGACTCTCTCCACTGATAATTCACAGACAAACGGTTTGCCCCGTGGTTCTGTGGTGGAATTTTCTATGAATGGTCTTAGTGATGGGAAGGGGATGAAACTGGTCGAAAAAGCCGAAAGGAAAATGGTTGGCACGAATTCTTGTTGGCAGAATGCTTACCAGAATCTCTTTGCCGGCTGCTCGCAGATTCTCGCCGTCGAGGAGAAGCGGTGGAGATTTGCTTGGCACCTTAGTGATTGCTTTCAAAAGGACTCTGGACGGCCAGCTTTCCCTTATTGTGACACAAAATCTGCCATGGTTAATTGTCTCGAAAGGTTGAATGACAATGAGCACAAGGTTTATCTTGAATTCTCACTGGAAACCAATTCTATCTGCTATCAGTTACAGTTAAGTATAGTTTCTTTCACTGTTCTGACCGTTCTTCTCTTGTTTTATACGATGTGACAGAAACTAACAAGGATTTTTTTATGTGCTATTGCCTACAGGGCCCATGCCTTCAACCATAAAATGGAGAGACTGGTGAATGATCTTAAAAATTCAGCAGAATACACGGAAGAACAGTTAGAAATTATTGAAGGAAAAACACATGTCCTGTTGCAGAGATCGAATCAAATTCAGGATTCATTGATTTCTATTGATATTCAGGTTGAAAATGTAGCTCAAACAACGAAAGATGCAAAGGATCACATGGATGTTTTATCTAAGCACTCTGAAGCTGTTTATAAACATTCCAAGGAAATTGCACATTCTCAATCAGAGCTGCAAGAGGGACAAgcaaaaatgaatgaaaatttgaAGGAAGGGATGTCGATGCTTCATGATGCTTACACCAATCTGGGCCAAGAAGTAGACAATGTGAGAAACGAAGCTGTGGAAATAGAGAAGCAGATTGGCAGAGTTGGAGACACAATGTCTTCAAAGATGGAAACTTTACAAAACTCAGCTGATGACATTGAGAACATGGCTGGGAAGTCCTTGGATAAACAGAAACAACTTCTAGATGGGCAATCCAATGCACTTAAGGGTCTTCAACTCCTAACTCAATTTCAATCAGAAGCACTAGAAGAGAGCAGGTAAGTAGGAAAACAAAATTACtgtaattacaagtaaataattAGAGAgcttaattgaaattattaccGAATTACAGGAGTACGCTGCAACACTTTGCTGAATATGGCCATAAACAGCAGGAAGAGCTTCTTCAGCAACAAGAACAACTTCAAAAGGTCCATGACCATTTGgtagaaaattcaaattcaatattgGCCACTCAGGTTAGTGTTTTCATTGAGGCTTATGATTTCCATGATAGTTTTTGTTGAGACAAGGATTATATGAGACATGGTTTTCCCATTTTTCAGGAAGCTTTCGAATCAAAGCAAGCAAGCATGTTCATTGCTCTGGAGAAGCTGTTTGCTTTGCAAAACGCTATGTTGCTTGAATCACGAATAATTAAAGCTTTCATCCTCTACACTGCATCAATCTTTATCGTTTACATGTTCACCAGTACAAAGCAAACATATACCATAAGAGCGAGGCTTTATGTTGGTACGTATGTCTTgtatttctcttattttctattttgtcttcctgtttttttggtatttaaatCAAGTATTGAAGGTTTAAATAGGTCTATAACTAGTTTAAATCTGATTTTGGTTCACAGGTCTTGCTGCCACGTTTCTGGTAGAAGTAGCAATGCTTCGGCTCACAACAAATAGTATAGAACGACAAACATGGCTAATCAATGTGTTCAGGTTACTCTATGGGATTCTTGCCTCTATTCAGTTTCTACATGCCATTTTCACATACAGGTTGGTAAAAGTTAGATTTATATCAATTGGGTTAAACAGCATTTAGATTTCCCACATCTAATAGATTCCTTTACAAATTATGCAGGGATTATGAAGTTTTGAATCATCACTTGATATTAAACCTAATGGATAAGATTAATGTCATGCAAAAAACTAGAGAGTTATCATGGGAAACAGATAGTGATGTTGACTGGTCTTCATGGATTCAAACTGAGTTAGCAGAAGGGGGTGACAATTTGGAAGACCCTGACTTTATGGTTCCAGAAGAAGTTGCAGAGAATTCAATTACTGCTTCCATGACAAGAAAGTATGATCTTCGCTGCCGCCAGCGTCGGTGAAAATTTCTCGATTTCTACTAATAGTTCATGACTAATGTTTTCTTCCCCATCAATTCCTggttatttttatccttttctttacttgaaCACATCTCTGTAAAGATGGTATAATTATGTTTGCAAATGCAacatatttaactttattttgttaa encodes:
- the LOC133670423 gene encoding protein GAMETE EXPRESSED 1-like, with the protein product MASYSQILFLVILISLTLRCQSWGWFSSSTETLSTDNSQTNGLPRGSVVEFSMNGLSDGKGMKLVEKAERKMVGTNSCWQNAYQNLFAGCSQILAVEEKRWRFAWHLSDCFQKDSGRPAFPYCDTKSAMVNCLERLNDNEHKVYLEFSLETNSICYQLQAHAFNHKMERLVNDLKNSAEYTEEQLEIIEGKTHVLLQRSNQIQDSLISIDIQVENVAQTTKDAKDHMDVLSKHSEAVYKHSKEIAHSQSELQEGQAKMNENLKEGMSMLHDAYTNLGQEVDNVRNEAVEIEKQIGRVGDTMSSKMETLQNSADDIENMAGKSLDKQKQLLDGQSNALKGLQLLTQFQSEALEESRSTLQHFAEYGHKQQEELLQQQEQLQKVHDHLVENSNSILATQEAFESKQASMFIALEKLFALQNAMLLESRIIKAFILYTASIFIVYMFTSTKQTYTIRARLYVGLAATFLVEVAMLRLTTNSIERQTWLINVFRLLYGILASIQFLHAIFTYRDYEVLNHHLILNLMDKINVMQKTRELSWETDSDVDWSSWIQTELAEGGDNLEDPDFMVPEEVAENSITASMTRKYDLRCRQRR